ACAGGCAAAATCcaaactgttaaaacagaaaatcatttttatttcatattttgtttcaCTTAATTCAGATCATAAAAAATGGTTAGGTAAAAAATTCCAGCCCGGACCAATATGGGATACTGAAAGCACTATAGGCACAGTATTTCACAATCTTGGCAACCATTTTCAAGTCAATGCCAAGTTTCTCATGCATTCGAGAAGTCACGGAATTCTCCTGCCATGCTATACAACAACTTCATTCCATTTAATGTGCTGAGCTTGTTAAATTTGTTGTAGAACTTCTACCTCTTTACTTTTTGATTGATGTGGGTTTATGTTAGCTCCTGTCTTTGATTTAAACTTTTTCCACAGGGCTGCACACCAGCCTCAAGTATGGTGGTAATGCCCCAAAGtaaacaaaacatgttttgaCAGAAATAGAGCATCAAGATAAGAAAAGTGCTTCGGTTTTACTGTGGAATTTAAGCTGCTATACTGGAGGGAAGTCAACCTCCAGAATTTCAGGCCACACTTTTATTGTACTTCACTAATAAAAAATCAGTATGTATATAAAACTTAAAACCATGATACCTTCTTTATGcactatttcttttaaaaagcaagtgttcAAAAGCCTGTGCTACTGATTCTCATGGAGCATGCATATGTTTGCTGTTATCTAGTAATGGAGACATAATCTGTGATAAGCCTAGAACGTAGAAAAAGCAGgataactttaaaaagaaaggccAGCTACTGATCCTCATTTGGTTTATCCTCAGCAATACTGTCAAAATCCTTTCAGGGACACCCATCCTTTTACTTCCCACTTATAGACAGCCCATTTGCAGCACGATTTGGAAGAATATTCTAAGATGGGGAAACAAAGCTAATAGCTTCTTTCATTTGTGACGGTGTGAGACATTTTTCTCCATGAAGAAGGAGGTCAAGGAGGTGGTCCTTAGCTAGGTTCGCATAGAGGGTCGGAGAACGAGGGTCTTCTTTTCAGAATTTCCTGATGAACTGAAACTGCGTCCAGGACATGGCAGCCCCAGAGCACTGGAGGTAGGGAGTGTGAGCTTCTCCTTTTGAAGAGTATGCTCCCATATGAAATAACCACAGCCCTTTCTATTCCCCGCCTGCTTTCCAACTGGGCAGCTATAGAATGCTTTGCCATGATTCGGACCACCATTCGAAACATTTAGCCTTCTGGCCCTTCGACCGCATCTGCACAAAGGAGGGGTCACTCTCCCAGTTTCTGCAGCCTTTAAAGGCTGTTTTAAGTTGACTGAGGAGTTTAAGATACCAGAAGGGACGCGGTAGGAACCGAGCCTTCTGACTAGCTGGGAGGTACTAGGCGTTGCGCCTTTGTCTTCATAAACTATAAACGCTGGTTTCTTTGCTGGAGGAACTGATTTGGGGCTGGAAGGCTTCCTTTTATGAGCTTCAGATGACAATCTGAAAGGGTTTCCATTTGACACATCAATGGAAGCAGCACTTACTTTTGCAGTGGGGAGCTTAAACGCAGAAGCATCTGAGAACTTATTTGGGGCTATGCTAATGTTATAAATCGTAGTGCTGGGGCTTTTGTACACAACAGACTTAGGGAGTTCCAGATTCAGAGCCGCATCCGCAACACGTTTAGATCCCAAGTTCATCATGTGAGACTCATTCAGATCCATCTTGTCTTCAGCGGTTAATGAACTCTTATGGTTCGGGTCATCCTCCTGCTGCAAACAGCCCAAACTTTCATCATCTTGCGATGCTGGTATTAAAGCTACATCCTCCCAGTTGGCCAGCGCTGATAAACAATCTGGAGTGGTACTTATGTCTATATCTGAAATACTGACGGAGGAAAGAGTGGTTGAGACTAAAACCAGTCCTGGATTATGCACTGAAGAATTAGAAATTGGGTGCCTGTTATTTAGCCCACTCTGGATGCCCAAAGAGTTATGCGAAGGCTGAAAAGAGCCAAGAGGGGAACTGAGCCTTTCAATCGAGCAGCTTTGGAAACTACTATACCCATCAGTCTTTGGGGCATTTCTCGACAGAACACGGGCGTTTCTATGCAGATGAGCAGGAGTGAACTCTTGCTGTTGGTTTtccttgttgtttttaattcctgTGGTAACTCCAGCATGCTTGCTCTCATCCAGACATGACATTCCTGCACTATTGTTGCTTCCCAAAGGACTTCCTTCAGTAGGTTTCGGAGACAAAAATCTGGCAATGGAATTCTTCGCAGGAGGTGCCTAAAGAATCCATAAACAAATGAGATATTGTGGGAACCGCAGGAAAGAGATGTCAACAGCCAAGTGAGAAAATGTGCCTCGGAATCCTCCAGGAAGAAGATCAAGTTCAAAGTCATTTCAGCAAACTCTTACTGTCTTCTTGGCACATATGTCAAGAAGGAAAGCCACTGACCTTATCCAAAGATTTAGTGATTTTCATCACACACCCATCACAGATCATCTTCCATGCAAGGCGGGCAGTATTCCGGGAATCATCCAGCCCTTGGGGAAAAAGAGAGATGGTGCTGTTGTTGACAAAGTCAGGCAAGTTAACTATTCTGTACTTGTACAACCCTTTCTCACTGCTTCATAAAAGAATCTGTTGGGATACAGCTATGCACAAAGCACCATTGTATAAGAAGACCCTAGTATAAGATTTGGTGATCTACACATGGCAGATATTAAGTCCAGGGAGAATCGAGTTCCACCCCCTGCTTGGTCCTGAAGTGCACTAAGTGACTTTGAGTCACTCTCCGTCCCAGTCCGGTCCAGCCCACCCCACCAGGTTGCTGCAAGGATAAAAACAGAAGGAGGTAGGGAACAGTAGGTATTGTCCTgaactttttgtgtttttttttaatactgttttattaatttttacaataacaaaaattatataaaaataacCATACTGTGTATACAATCCATAAAAACTTCCAAACATGGGATTTCTAAAATCCATTGACTTTCCTCCACTCCCCTTCTTGGTTCTTTTTACATTTCTTCGTGGACGTTCATAATATCTTAAATTCACAATAATACACATTATTCACCATATTACAAGTGTTTttcaaaatcctgctaatgtatgATATTGTACACAATGCTTTGGAAATATGTgataaatatttttcattttttcaaattatttaataaattgtCCTGAATTTTTTGAAAGAAGGGTGAAACAAAAGTGGAATAAAACTCATTTAAAAGGATAAGAAAAACCAGCATTCTTGGTTTTAGAGCATGTCATTATCAAACAGTTTGGGTTATATTCCATGGAGTTTGTTCTCAGTTTAGGCAGAGCTTGGAACAAGCCTTAGAACTTGCTACTGATGACTAGAAATATttccatacatacacacacacatacacttaaaCACTCACTCACCAGAATGCTCCCGTCCTGCAAATATGATCCCCACATCCTGCAAAGCACCATTTAGCCCACGTGGCTTCCGACAGTAAAAGAGCTAAGAGGAAATAAAGGTAAAGACATTGGCTGCTGTGCTCTGTTCAACTCGAATCATGGCGGGTGCTCATAGGCACAGCACAAAATGTAGTTCTTCATACATGCCTTTCTTTAGCACTGGtgtgggaagcctgtggccctctaaacattgctgaactacacctcccataatccctgactattggccatgcttgctggggctgacgGAAGTTAGGAGTTCCACAACATTTAGAgggtcaaaggtttcccacacctgctttaGCAAGTCAAAGAACTCAAAACACTCCCACCAGTGCTCTGATTACTAAATATTCAGGAGCAATCATAAAATGAATCTGTATTAAGTGATATTTTTCATTTCTTAAATAATGAATATACTACATAGATCAtaggacgcgggtgacgctgtgggttaaaccacagagcctagggcttcccgatcagaaggttggcggctcgaatcctcgcgacagggtcagctcccattgcttggtccctgctcctgccaacctagcagtttgaaagcacgtcaaagtgcaagtagataaatagctaccgctccggcgggaaggtaaacggcgtttctgtgcgctgctctggtttgccagaagcggcttagtcatgctggccacatgacccggaagctgtacgctggcttcctcggccagtaaagtaggatgagcgctgcaaccccagagtcgtccgcgactggacctaatggtcaagggtccctttacctttaccatatccttcctccaaataaataaataaatcgctgTCCTATCTTACTCACTGGGCTGTCTACCACCAAAGGCCCTATGTCAAGGAATGGGAGAGCAAAGGAGATAGACAATGATGACCTCAGActgctccccccacacacacacagtgactgCACTATGGGAGGCAGCCTGGTGACTTGTTATGCttttcaggcatctggttggctgctgggaATGGAATGCTGGACAACATGGGCCACTGTTTTGCTCCAACAGAGCTCCTCCTGTGTTCTTATTGCAACCTTATtgaattatttcccccccccccatgtatttcttTACTTTGCTTCCTTAAAGGTGGGATATGGatgataatataataaataaataatacagacaGGACCAGAGATGGGTCATATACCTAGGAAGGCTATGTAAACATGTGATCTTTATGTCACCAGTGAAGGAAAACACTTAatgaataaaagaaaagaagggagatGGAAAGGAGTAAAACAGATGGGAGCATTTATTACACATGGAACTAACATGACAGTATTATAAGCAATGTAGAAATGCGGCAAAAGTTACATCTCATCTGGCCAATGATCTAGCTTGCGGAGATGCAGACAGGCTGCCAGTTGCACCATGACCACTGCAATTCAAACAATAAGCAGCTCTCAGCTAGCAAAATTGGCCATTTCCGCATTCCTTTCATTAATATTACACATACGCAGTCTGATCTCACCTTGTAAGTTGCCCGGAGATCAATCCAGGAGTTTAAAACATCTGGTTTTCTCAGCTGCTTTCTTTTACACTCGTATTGCAAACACACACCCAGGTCCCAGTCTGTAGAACAAACAAACTGTCATAAACCTTTCATGTTTTATGCTTTATTGTTTCTAGCTTTCTTCCGTGTGGAATAGTAACTGTGTCTTATCAGACAGCCATTCCTCGCCAGGCTAGAAACATGAGGAATTAAAATAGGAAAAGATACCTAGGGACTAAGTCCGCTCTATGGTGTAATCGTGAAATGCACACATAACTGCTGAGGAGTACGCAATCCACAACTGTGCATTGCCACCTCCCAACTCAATAGTTTTGTGTGTATTCTACCCAAGAAAAATctcatttttcttttgcttttttaagcCAGTTTCTAGCACATGTTGCAAATACAGCCTTGAAAGTTcgagatttttaaaaaggaagtggaAAAGCAAAGTCAAGAGGGTCGAATCACTTCAAACCACTTTCAGTGTaagaaatcagattttttaaaaggtacTATGAATTACCTGACCATGTAACAAAAGCACATAATTTTCCTTCCGAAGAATGACCTGAACTGAAAACAATGtttttttccttctgcatcttttgAATCCATTTAGAGAACTGAGACAGGCATATATGAAGAGGGACGCCTTCATCAACTTGGTTCTTAATAGAAGAGAACAAGATACGTTTAGTATTTTTGACAGTTTCCAAGTGTTGCTTTACACTCACCCTTAACACACAATTCATTGTCAGGCATAGTGAACAGGGTCAATAACACCTCTAAGGTTTCAAAACCAACTGGACACTATGAGCTTAGCTTGCAAATTGACTGCaacatgaaacaataaaattgtaCCTGTTTTATGCCAGTTAGctcagtgcaaaattcagagagaatGGGATGTTCCTGAGGCTGCACGTACATGTGGAATTCAGATTCAATCTCTCCATTCAAGGTGTTTAATAGAACTGCTGGAAATTCAACTAAAGAAAGTACATTTTCATTCCAAATCaggtttattttaaagaaatagcaTTCTTAAAAACACAGTTTTACAGATGGAGTTAAAGAGTGCTGGGTCAAAAGTTTAAGCCCCCCACCCACAGTCATAAAACACATTGAGTCAGTTATATTtccttagcctaacctacctctcagggatTGTTGTGAGTATAAAAGGGAGAGGGAATTATATAAATCTTTCTGAGCTGCtttgagagaggaagaaataaaaatgcaattaattgcAACCATGCCCCAGGTTTAAACAAGCTAAACATTTCAGCATGTTTTAATACCACTTAAAActcatttcatattttttaagACAAACTCATCTATTTGCTCCTAGGAATGCTTATAAGCCAGGATGttttgatcaatcaatcaatccttaAGCTACTGCGTTTTGGCTAGTTTAAGAAGGGTGTGAGTTTTCTTAACAGAATGGCAACCACCGAAATCACAGATTGGACTTTGACAAACTTAACTAGATTGATCTGTCCTGGAGCAGGAGGTGagtgggattttgtttttgtatcttcatcttttttttgtaattgctatatattggaaatcaataaaactatgtttattttcttaaaaacaacaacaacacacagagcATGGTAGTGTTTGGTACCATTTAAATGCCACTTGCTGGACAAAAATACATCGTCCTTTTCTCATTTAGACCTTCCTAGTGGAATCCCACAAGGTTCCATcttgttccctttccttttcaaAGTGTGTATCCTTAGATGAGGAATCGTCAATACACTGAAGACATCTTCTCCTAAGCTCCATGCTCTTGGTTCTTTAGTAACCCCAATCCAATAAACTCTTAATTTATAAGCAAAGAGTTTTACCAATCACAAGCTGCCTTGTTCTCTCAAGAAAGTGCTGTGCATTCAACTGGGGTGCATGGGTCACATTCCCCAGTACTAAAGGATTTGGGGAAGCCAGAGCATAGGTCATGCTGAATCCTTCATGTTCAAAGAAGCCTCATAAAGCTTTGAATTGCGGCCAATAACAGCAATAGCCAGAGACTTCTTTGCATGAGCTGCTACatttagggcagtggttttcaaccagtgtgccatagcaccctggggtgccgtgggcaacactggcctctgtccctcattccttccctcccctccctcctctgatgccctcttacaCCTCTGACTCCCAAAAGGCTTGCAcacctgtttgttgcagcagccctggctacaaactccccaggcaaatggtacCTCTGGGggtggccagggggtgcttcccaggcccctatGCAGCAATGTGAGGAAACACCtttctttggggcgggggggggcaattcagagaccaggggtggcagcagcaactATCTGGAAGTCTCCCAAGgtgaggagaagggagaagaggctTAGGGAACATtgcacaagggagggtgtttgaaaaaggtgagaggctgccagctctgcagggaaggggtgacataactgggctcctgagccctacaacagtgccacagaaagaatgtagttggtcaagggaatcatggactcaaaaagttgaaaacctctgatctaaGGGCATGGTAAGAGGTGTGCCAAAAAAACCCAGCTGTTATGTTCTAGCACCCATCTCCAGTCATTCACGTATCAAAATATGAATACTTTACATGTAGAGTTTGGGATAGGTAGGTTGGGAATTATATACAAATAAACTGCATGAGCAATGTTTTGATAGCTCCATTATTAATTTACTGATCACACAGAAGCAGTTCTCAAACAATATTACTAAATCTCCACTTACTGATTTCTTGAGTGTAGCATTTTCTGCCTTCTTTCCAGCACGTAGATTCAAAATCAATAATTACTAAGTAGTCAAATAACTGCCCTACAAAATCAAGCGAGGATTGTGTTATTTGCAAGAGTAAAGACAGTAATTTTTGCTTTGCAATTCAGGCACAGTACTCACTCAGTTTGGGTTTGCCATGATTCTGGCCACCAGGCGATGTTTTAGAAATTCTTCTAATAATGCCAAGCTGcctaccaaataaataaaaaataccaacACATACTGGAAGAATTAATTTCTCAATAGCAgaacaatattgggggggggggggtaaccaagTGCTCGAGATTCAGGCCTGAGGCTCCTGAATCCCTTGAGAAAAGGTGTGGCTCACTCAGCCACggagctccctgggtgaccttgggccagttactgcctctgaacctaaccaacctcacagggttgttgggtgGATTAAATGTATAAGTGTGGGGGGCACGTGCGCTACCaggagctccttggatgaaaaggCGGtgtagaaatgaaaagaaaataataaataactaaataaataaataatcagagaGCCCACTagggaaatggagaaaaagaaGGATGCAGCGCCTGCTGTAGGCCTCACCTGGCCAACTTCTTCGTCGCCATGGCTACGgcctcccaccccccatcccccGACGCTCCTCTCTCCTCTCCGTTTCCGGCCTCCGTTTTGAACAGCCCGCGGATTCCCGCCTCTTATCGATGCCGTCGACAAATCGGCTAGTAAGGCCTGGTACTTCAGACTTCCGGGGAGCTCCCCGTTCTTCTCTGGAGTCCCCCGCTCGCGACTTCTCCAACAGCCTATACGGCGCTCCGAGAGagtgggtgggcgggtgggtgaGTGAGTAGCCTAGGCCGAAGGAAACGATTGCCGATCGGAAGCTTTTCCTCGATTCGGAGCTCCGCTCTCCACCCCGCGAAGGCAAACGGAGGAAGAAGGTGAGCGTCTCTCCTGCTTAAACGACCGCCGTTCTTTGAATGGCGTTCCGATGTCCCCGGGGGGACGGGAGAAGCGGCTATGCGGGGTTTGCCTTCagagggcaggaggaggaggaggaggaatcccccCCTCCACGGATAAACGCACGTGGCTTCAGGTCTCCCAGCGGTCTACTCTGCGTAGTGCTAACATTGGCTCTATAACCTGCAGAGAGTCTTGAGTCTCCTCACCTTTATTGCACACGCTGTGGGTGTCTCTGCACCTGCTCCATGCTATTTAGGCTGCCATGCGCACCATATGCttaattgtgggagctgtagtttgttatgggtgcttgGAATTGCacactacggttcccaggattttggGAGGGCGAGTctgttttaattgtatggtgtgtaTTACAGCCTTTTCACGACACaacatttatttcccccctttattattattatgcatttcatACCCTCGCAACATTTCTCCGACGACAGTAGGGACCTcccgttccataatgataattttactatttgtaccccacacagcttactgggttgcctcagccactctgggcagccttcaacacatataaaaacattttaaaaacatttttttttaaaaccacttccctatacaggattgccttcagatggcttgagggttggataactccatactctcccaaacatttctctaatgaaaatagggacatcctaagggaaaacgggtcattccaggatcaaatcagaaactggggcggcttctctaaatcggggacatccctggaaaatagagacgcttggagggtctggcatgTTGCTATGTGCTTGGCTTCACCAGAAGTATGTTTGTTCCACAATGGCTTCCCCTTCAGTTGTGGATTGCATCTAGAATAACAcaacaatcctaaccatgtcttctcagaagtgtgccctgttgaaatcaatggggtttcctcccaggtaagtgggattaTAGTTGCAGCCTAGGTAAAGTGAGCTTTTGTCCTGCTGCAATCATTGGTACAGATTAATCATGATTTACTTTTAAGTGCCATTGTTATTTTGGGTGTTCTCAAAGGGGAGGAGGGCCTGCAACAGCAGAGTGAGGTGCTTCTGTTTCTAGGACATCCCATTTCATTGCCTCTTGTTGAAGGCAATGGAGAAGTTGAAGACACCGAACTCCCCACTGCTTTCAGCGTGGTATAGGTTGCAATCATTGGCACACCGGACctagagagtaagccccattaagttcAGCTGGACTTCTGAGTGCACAAATGTAAAACATAGAACAAACGTATGCTGTCTTGTGACTATAAGTAGCTTAGCTGGTTGGAACCATTGTGTAAATGCtcccagttattattatttattaaatttgtatatggcCCTCCATGCATAGCCTAgatctcaaggcagctcacaacacaaaaatacaaggtaggaaaacacacacacaaaaacaagagAACGAAAACAAAACAGTAGCCCCTACTCCCTCCCGCAACACAGTTGCACCATGCTGAAACCCATTTCAAATGTGGCAGAATATTGTCCTGGTTTCCTCCGAAAACACACAAACTTGTAAATAAGAAAGATGTCTTTATTCAGACGGCTAGCAGTATAGGCTCAGCAGCTGACACAGGGCTCAGGAGTTCAAGAGCAGGGCAAGAAGTTCAGAACCGTACAGAAGCAACGAAGATGTCACaacaagtttccccacccctcccaccaagcttttaaagctGAGATGTGGTGTGCTCACTCAGGAGACACTCTTGCCTTGCGGGGATTTTGGGATTGCGAGTGTGCGCTCTGGTAGGGTGGATGGGTCTGCTTCCATCTGTGAAGGCAGCTCCTGAGTCTAGGTGACAAGCATCTTCCTGATCAGTTGCCACTTCCTGTCAGCCACAACCCCCTCGGCAGATCAAAACCCTGTTCAACCTCCACTGAGGCTTTCTGCTCCACATGTGGGTCGGAGGGGAGAGCTCGCATCCCTGCTTCCTCTTCCAAAGTAACTGTACTTGAGTGAAAAGAGGAGatttgcctgcctccagcccAGGTTCCCACGATCCACCCCACCACGCCATTTCCTCCTCTTCTGTCTGTACCTGCCAAATCGTGTTGCGGGGTTCATTATATTTTGTTCAACTTAAATCTGTTTCCAGCTGTATTTTATTTCCTGATTCTTCTTTTTGGcagttacaacacacacacacacacacacacactgatggaCAAAATGGATGCGGCAACCCACGTCATGAAAAAGAAAAGGCCCCGTGAAGATAATGAAAAGACAGAGAAGGTTAAAAAGAGAAGGAGGGTTGATGAAAGCGATGTTTGCCAAAACAAGCAGAAAGCTGAAAGCGATGTAAGTGTTCCTGCTATTGCAGGAGATCTGCTCAGTTCTGTGGATGAGTGGATGAGCCCCTCAGTCTCCAATCTCAGCAAAAAGTAACAATAAGTTGTGTaatagagtagacccattggaaataATGcccctattaatttcagtgagtttaCTCTGAATGGGATTAGATGCAACCCAATGCTTTTTTACCAGCTTTGACTGTTGCTCTGGCTACAGCCATTTCTGGACCAGAGTAGCCTCACCACAGTTTTCAGGGTGCTGGTCACCTCCATAttgaattactgcaatgcactctttgcAGGGCTTCCCCTGAAGTTGtcccagaaactgcagctagtacAAAATGCACCAGCCTGAATGCTCACTGGGGCAAAATCCAGGAGAGCTCTTGTAAGAGGCCAGACTTGATCCAAAGTGGGCATCATTATAAAGACAGATCACCTCCAGGCCATGTTTGTGTGAAGCCAGTGTGCTTTTTCCCCTGAATTCTGCAAAATTAAACTCAAGCTCCTGGCCCTCATGAAATCAAGACAAGATTGAAAGCACTTTGTGGGTCAACTTTTAAAATCTTAGAAACCGAAAGGTAGGAAAGCAGGGAGGCAGGTTCCCCCACCATTTCTTAACCCTGCAAGGTCGTTTTTGAGAGGATGACTCGTGTGTTTTTTCACAGTCAGGGTTGTTAACTTCCCAGCGGAGGATTTTTGCAAATGGCACGTCCAACTGCAGTCGCTTGGCATTTGCTGTGTTTATGTAAATAGCTTCCAAGTGATGTCAAGTTATGCATAATCAAAATACTGTATGCTCACTCTGTCTTCCCTGCTTGCTCATTTATTTTCTCTGTGCCCTTTTTGCAAGAGACGAGTCGTCCCCTTCTGGAATCCATTCAGTGGCAGCTCAGACACTTCAACGCTTTCTGTCTGTGTAAACAACCCTGAGCCGGTTCTCTCCTTCTTTTCAGGAGAAGCAGCCCCGCTTGTCTGCCAAAGTGTTTGGAGAAGACTCTGAAATCAGCTACGACCAACTGTACAGATTCCTCAAGTATTCTGCTTTGGGGAAACGCCACGATGCAGCTCATCCCAGGTAGTCACTTGTCCCCTTCCAGGTGTTGacgggctcccaactcccatgcTCTCATTGAGgttgagagctggagtccaacaacatcccgGAGGACTGAAGGCTGTCCATCCCTGCTGTATGTTCGGTCTAGGAGTCCATCCTACATGCTCCAACAGGAACAGATCTCAGTAAAGACCATCACCTAATGCCATTCTCATGTGCTCTGATGAGCTGTGATCCATGCGCCTTTCACGCCTCCATTAGC
The sequence above is drawn from the Lacerta agilis isolate rLacAgi1 chromosome 13, rLacAgi1.pri, whole genome shotgun sequence genome and encodes:
- the LOC117057193 gene encoding ERI1 exoribonuclease 2-like, which encodes MSCLDESKHAGVTTGIKNNKENQQQEFTPAHLHRNARVLSRNAPKTDGYSSFQSCSIERLSSPLGSFQPSHNSLGIQSGLNNRHPISNSSVHNPGLVLVSTTLSSVSISDIDISTTPDCLSALANWEDVALIPASQDDESLGCLQQEDDPNHKSSLTAEDKMDLNESHMMNLGSKRVADAALNLELPKSVVYKSPSTTIYNISIAPNKFSDASAFKLPTAKVSAASIDVSNGNPFRLSSEAHKRKPSSPKSVPPAKKPAFIVYEDKGATPSTSQLVRRLGSYRVPSGILNSSVNLKQPLKAAETGRVTPPLCRCGRRARRLNVSNGGPNHGKAFYSCPVGKQAGNRKGCGYFIWEHTLQKEKLTLPTSSALGLPCPGRSFSSSGNSEKKTLVLRPSMRT
- the LOC117057194 gene encoding ERI1 exoribonuclease 2-like, translated to MATKKLARQLGIIRRISKTSPGGQNHGKPKLRQLFDYLVIIDFESTCWKEGRKCYTQEIIEFPAVLLNTLNGEIESEFHMYVQPQEHPILSEFCTELTGIKQNQVDEGVPLHICLSQFSKWIQKMQKEKNIVFSSGHSSEGKLCAFVTWSDWDLGVCLQYECKRKQLRKPDVLNSWIDLRATYKLFYCRKPRGLNGALQDVGIIFAGREHSGLDDSRNTARLAWKMICDGCVMKITKSLDKVSGFPS